One stretch of Anguilla anguilla isolate fAngAng1 chromosome 5, fAngAng1.pri, whole genome shotgun sequence DNA includes these proteins:
- the LOC118226719 gene encoding solute carrier family 12 member 1-like, whose product MEKYNAFGGENVNPVYAKSVDEPPLYEETSFSGTTGNGYPNGDRPDRREERFSVISAFGHNTLDRVPRIDFYRNAGSLSGNRIARPSLQELHDVFQRNDSLPPDTVAEMDESEGIPNDDVESVVEENKGGFVKFGWITGVLVRCMLNIWGVMLFIRLSWVFGQAGAGLGIVIIVLSVVVTTVTGLSMSAICTNGVVRGGGAYYLISRSLGPEFGGSIGLIFAFANAVAVAMYVVGFSETVVDLLKENNAIMVDDVNDIRIIGCITVILLLGISLAGMEWEAKAQVFLLIILLVAILNVFVGTVIPSTEAKRSRGFFNYRVSIMRENFTPDFRDGETFFSVFAIFFPAATGILAGANISGDLKDPQAAIPKGTLLAIFITAVTYLAVALCVSATVVRDATGNLNDTIANGASCNFSAACEFGFDFSSCKDKPCKFGLMNNFQVMTMVSGIGPLITAGTFSATLSSALASLVSAPKVFQALCKDNIYKALHFFAKGHGKNNEPLRGYVLTFIIAVAFILIAELNVIAPIISNFFLASYALINFSCFHASYAKSPGWRPAYKYYNMWLSLFGAVLCCAVMFVINWWAALLTYAIEIFLYIYVTVKKPDVNWGSSTQAVTFVNAVNNALSLTKVDDHIKNFRPQCIVLTGAPKTRPALLDIAHSFSKNYGLCLTCQVFVGLKTEMIQEMNMGMEHHQTWLNKKKRKAFYKAVTSDNFREGVQSLLQAAGIGRLKPNTMVIGFKKDWKSAETADVQSYVGVLHDAFDLEYGVVVLRISQGLDISHILQAEEEMERLALEQSLEGMDSQGGGKGLFKRSRKSSKQVLTKDSVIITQSAQAARVSPRLVESSTQFQKKQSKGTIDVWWLFDDGGLTLLIPYILTTRKKWKDCKMRIFIAGQTDRIEQDKAEMESLLSKFRIKCNDINVIADLNTKPSAESWKVFEDMIKPFRLHESTKNIGSAETQRRDSQWNITDAEMEMLEDKTRLQVRLNELLQENSRAANLIILSMPIARKGAVSDHLYMAWLDILTKNLPPTLLIRGNHKSVLTFYS is encoded by the exons AATGATTCCCTGCCTCCAGACACTGTGGCTGAGATGGATGAGAGTGAGGGGATCCCCAATGATGATGTGGAGTCAGTCGTGGAGGAGAACAAAGGTGGATTTGTTAAATTTGGCTGGATCACGGGTGTGCTG GTAAGATGCATGCTGAACATCTGGGGGGTGATGCTTTTCATCCGCCTTTCATGGGTGTTTGGTCAGGCTGGTGCTG GACTGGGAATTGTGATCATTGTCCTCAGTGTTGTGGTGACCACCGTTACTGGACTCTCAATGTCTGCCATCTGTACCAACGGAGTGGTCAGGGGAG GGGGAGCATACTACCTGATCTCCCGCAGTTTAGGACCAGAGTTTGGTGGGTCTATTGGCCTGATTTTTGCATTTGCCAATGCTGTGGCTGTGGCTATGTACGTGGTTGGGTTTTCAGAGACAGTGGTGGACCTTCTGAAG GAGAATAATGCCATAATGGTGGATGACGTTAATGACATCCGAATCATTGGATGCATTACGGTGATTTTGCTTTTGGGGATCTCACTAGCTGGAATGGAGTGGGAGGCTAAG GCCCAAGTTTTCCTGCTGATTATCCTGCTGGTGGCCATTCTAAATGTGTTTGTAGGGACAGTCATTCCGTCCACGGAAGCTAAGCGATCCAGAGGATTCTTCAATTATCGCG TGTCCATAATGAGGGAAAACTTTACACCGGACTTCCGAGATGgagagacatttttttctgtctttgccATCTTCTTCCCTGCGGCCACAGGCATTCTGGCAGGTGCAAACATCTCTGGGGATCTGAAG GATCCTCAGGCTGCGATTCCCAAAGGAACTCTGCTGGCTATCTTTATCACAGCAGTCACCTATTTGGCTGTGGCCCTCTGTGTCT CCGCAACTGTAGTGCGTGATGCAACTGGCAATCTCAACGACACTATCGCCAATGGAGCTAGCTGTAACTTTTCAGCCGCCTGTGAATTTGGATTTGACTTTTCATCCTGCAAGGACAAACCCTGTAAATTTGGCCTCATGAATAACTTCCAG GTCATGACCATGGTGTCTGGTATCGGTCCACTGATCACAGCAGGAACGTTCTCCGCTACTCTCTCCTCCGCTCTAGCTTCACTTGTTAGTGCACCCAAAGTCTTTCAG GCGTTGTGCAAAGACAACATTTACAAGGCACTGCACTTCTTTGCCAAAGGACACGGCAAAAACAACGAGCCTCTCCGCGGCTATGTCCTCACCTTCATCATTGCAGTGGCTTTCATTTTGATAG CCGAGCTCAACGTCATTGCTCCCATTATTTCAAACTTCTTCTTGGCTTCCTACGCTCTCATCAACTTCTCCTGCTTCCATGCCTCCTATGCTAAATCACCAG GTTGGAGGCCTGCCTACAAATACTACAACATGTGGCTGTCTCTGTTTGGAGCGGTGTTGTGCTGCGCTGTGATGTTCGTCATCAACTGGTGGGCAGCGCTACTCACTTACGCCATTGAGATCTTCCTCTACATCTATGTCACAGTGAAGAAACCCG aTGTTAACTGGGGCTCCTCTACCCAGGCAGTGACATTTGTTAATGCTGTGAACAATGCACTGAGCTTAACCAAAGTAGATGACCACATCAAAAATTTCAG GCCACAATGTATCGTGCTGACTGGTGCACCGAAGACCAGACCAGCTCTCCTTGACATTGCACACTCCTTCTCTAAGAACTATGGGCTATGCCTCACCTGCCAAGTGTTTGTG GGGCTAAAGACAGAGATGATCCAGGAGATGAACATGGGCATGGAACATCACCAGACATGGCTCAACAAGAAAAAACGCAAAGCATTTTACAAGGCAGTGACCAGCGACAACTTCAGGGAAGGGGTTCAGAGCCTCCTGCAA GCTGCAGGCATTGGCAGACTCAAACCAAATACAATGGTGATTGGGTTCAAGAAAGACTGGAAGAGTGCGGAGACAGCTGATGTTCAAAGCTATGTGGGCGTGCTGCA TGATGCGTTTGACTTGGAATATGGAGTAGTGGTGCTCAGGATCAGCCAAGGACTTGACATCTCTCACATCCTTCAGGCTGAAG AGGAAATGGAGAGACTGGCATTAGAGCAGTCCTTGGAGGGGATGGATTCCCAAGGAGGTGGTAAAGGACTATTCAAAAGGTCCAGGAAATCATCAAAGCAAGTTCTTACAAAAG ATTCGGTAATTATAACTCAGTCTGCTCAGGCAGCCAGAGTTAGTCCGAGGCTGGTAGAGTCCAGCACTCAGTTCCAGAAGAAACAGTCCAAAGGAACCATTGATGTATGGTGGCTCTTCGACGATGGAG GCCTCACTCTCCTGATCCCCTACATCCTTACAACACGCAAGAAATGGAAAGACTGCAAGATGAGGATCTTCATTGCAGGGCAGACTGACCGCATTGAACAAGACAAAGCCGA AATGGAGTCACTTCTGTCAAAATTCAGAATCAAATGCAATGACATTAATGTCATTGCTGACCTCAACACTAAACCAAGTGCAGAGAG CTGGAAAGTGTTCGAGGACATGATCAAGCCATTCCGCCTTCATGAAAGCACCAAAAACATAGGTAGCGCTGAGACACAGAGGAGGGATAGCCAATGGAATATCACTGATGCAGAAATGGAGATGTTGGAGGACAAG ACACGACTCCAGGTCAGGCTTAATGAACTGCTACAGGAGAACTCGAGAGCTGCTAACCTCATCATTCT GAGTATGCCCATTGCTCGGAAGGGGGCTGTTTCTGACCACCTCTACATGGCCTGGCTGGATATCCTCACTAAGAACCTTCCACCCACCCTGCTGATCAGAGGAAACCACAAGAGTGTACTGACCTTCTACTCTTAA